The Quercus robur chromosome 7, dhQueRobu3.1, whole genome shotgun sequence genome has a segment encoding these proteins:
- the LOC126693615 gene encoding uncharacterized protein LOC126693615, protein MSFLKGDLLTRTRKLVKGLAKSEPIWLKAMEHAPPATFPHADGKVKRISLPEDVYIKKFFQKHPDSKHEDAIKICGFDPPPARIFGLRVLDLKEQGVSEEEAMAVADMEYRAEKKAKKKAYSRLKQIARLQGKKPPPNPYPSAIKEIQAEERKYVRDRFFNPKILEIVQKLKEEKAAQAQDRFRGGGW, encoded by the exons ATGTCGTTCCTCAAAGGAGATTTGCTTACTCGCACCAGAAAGCTCGTCAAGGGCTTGGCCAAGTCCGAGCCTATCTGGCTCAAAGCCATGGAACA TGCACCACCTGCAACATTTCCTCATGCTGATGGGAAAGTGAAGAGGATCAGTCTCCCAGAGGAcgtttatataaaaaagttcTTTCAGAAACATCCGGATTCAAAACATGAAGATGCCATCAA GATCTGTGGTTTTGATCCCCCTCCAGCTCGTATATTTGGTTTGCGGGTGCTTGACCTGAAGGAGCAGGGAGTTAGTGAGGAAGAAGCAATGGCTGTAGCTGAT ATGGAATATCGAGCAgagaaaaaagcaaagaaaaaggcATATTCTCGCTTGAAGCAGATTGCACGTCTTCAAGGGAAGAAACCTCCTCCTAACCCATATCCTAGTGCTATCAAAGAAATTCAAGCTGAGGAGAGGAAGTACGTTCGTGACCGTTTCTTTAACCCCAAGATACTTGAAATTGTGCAGAAGTTGAAAGAGGAGAAGGCAGCACAGGCACAAGACAGATTCAGGGGGGGTGGCTGGTAA
- the LOC126693614 gene encoding protein GAST1, protein MAVKLCLIMFSVVITMLHLLVENHAAIITEAPTPQPHQISPFPMHGVTQGSLQPQECSPRCTQRCSKTAFKKPCMFFCQKCCAKCLCVPPGTYGNKEFCPCYNNWKTKRGGPKCP, encoded by the exons ATGGCAGTGAAGCTATGCCTTATAATGTTCTCTGTAGTCATCACGATGCTGCATTTACTAGTAGAGAACCAT GCGGCTATCATCACTGAGGCTCCAACTCCACAGCCACATCAAATTAGCCCCTTTCCCATG CATGGCGTAACCCAAGGCAGTCTTCAACCTCAAG AATGTTCTCCACGTTGCACCCAAAGATGTTCAAAAACAGCATTCAAAAAGCCATGCATGTTCTTCTGCCAAAAGTGTTGTGCTAAATGCTTATGTGTTCCTCCAGGAACTTATGGGAACAAGGAATTCTGCCCTTGCTACAATAACTGGAAGACCAAGAGAGGAGGACCCAAATGTCCTTGA